One window from the genome of Pseudonocardia hierapolitana encodes:
- a CDS encoding carbohydrate kinase family protein yields the protein MKVICLGAHILDILGRPVPDIPPGQGRRVLDEIRITAAGTAGGTAVDLAKLGADVVSIGPVGDDVTGRLLLDLLAGHGVDVRHMARRPGLATPATMLPIRPNGERPALHAPGAMATLTAADVPLDLVAEADVLHVGGPDVLGDFTRDALPDLLRFAASHGTVVSMDLLSVGRPELVDVLRPAWQHTGYLLPNDDQIRGVTGRDDLVEAAGVARAAGVGTVIVTTGAEGCVVVDDGGVVRIPAFEVPVVDTTGCGDAFTAGLLVGLGSGRALADAARLGTAAAALVAQGLGSDAGIVDLPSTLAFGAVA from the coding sequence ATGAAGGTGATCTGCCTCGGCGCGCACATCCTGGACATCCTCGGCCGCCCGGTCCCCGACATCCCGCCCGGCCAGGGCCGCCGCGTGCTCGACGAGATCCGGATCACGGCCGCCGGCACGGCGGGCGGCACCGCCGTCGACCTCGCCAAGCTCGGCGCCGACGTGGTGAGCATCGGCCCGGTCGGCGACGACGTCACCGGCAGGCTGCTGCTCGACCTGCTCGCCGGGCACGGCGTCGACGTGCGGCACATGGCCCGCCGGCCGGGCCTCGCGACGCCCGCGACCATGCTGCCGATCCGGCCCAACGGCGAGCGACCCGCCCTGCACGCCCCCGGCGCGATGGCGACGCTCACCGCGGCCGATGTTCCCCTGGACCTCGTGGCGGAGGCCGACGTGCTGCACGTCGGCGGGCCGGACGTCCTGGGGGACTTCACCCGCGACGCCCTCCCGGACCTGCTCCGCTTCGCCGCTTCGCACGGCACGGTCGTGAGCATGGACCTGCTCAGCGTCGGCCGGCCGGAGCTGGTGGACGTGCTGCGGCCCGCGTGGCAGCACACCGGGTACCTGCTCCCCAACGACGACCAGATCCGCGGCGTGACGGGTCGCGACGACCTGGTCGAGGCCGCGGGGGTGGCCCGGGCGGCCGGGGTCGGCACCGTGATCGTCACGACCGGAGCGGAGGGCTGCGTGGTCGTGGACGACGGCGGCGTCGTGCGGATCCCGGCGTTCGAGGTTCCGGTCGTGGACACCACGGGCTGCGGGGACGCCTTCACGGCCGGGTTGCTGGTGGGCCTCGGTTCCGGCCGTGCGCTGGCCGACGCGGCGCGGCTGGGCACGGCGGCCGCCGCCCTCGTGGCGCAGGGGCTGGGCTCCGACGCCGGCATCGTCGACCTCCCGTCGACGCTCGCGTTCGGCGCCGTAGCGTGA
- a CDS encoding SDR family NAD(P)-dependent oxidoreductase — translation MNNMSEFAERTAVVTGAAKGIGAAVAARLATAGAAVVACDVDGDALHEHAGRLRAGGARVAEVVGDVSSAATAERAAQVAREEFGGAQILVNAAGIQRYGTVETTDEGVWNEVLAVNVTSIFLFAKHLVPLMRAAGGGSIVNVSSVQAFVTQTDVVAYAASKGAINALTRAIAVDHAHEQIRCNTVCPGSVDTPMLRATAERFAGDRDPADLLADWGRAHPLGRTARPEEVAEACVFLAGPRSSFVTGSEMRVDGGLTATAGVVLPEEGR, via the coding sequence ATGAACAACATGTCGGAGTTCGCGGAGCGGACCGCCGTGGTCACGGGCGCGGCGAAGGGCATCGGCGCCGCCGTCGCCGCGCGCCTGGCCACCGCGGGCGCCGCCGTCGTCGCCTGCGACGTGGACGGCGACGCGCTGCACGAGCACGCCGGGCGGCTGCGGGCGGGCGGCGCCCGGGTGGCCGAGGTGGTGGGCGACGTGAGCAGCGCCGCCACCGCCGAGCGGGCGGCGCAGGTCGCCCGCGAGGAGTTCGGCGGCGCCCAGATCCTGGTCAACGCCGCCGGCATCCAGCGCTACGGTACGGTGGAGACCACCGACGAGGGCGTGTGGAACGAGGTCCTCGCCGTCAACGTCACGAGCATCTTCCTCTTCGCGAAGCACCTCGTCCCGCTGATGCGCGCCGCGGGCGGCGGCTCGATCGTCAACGTCTCGTCGGTGCAGGCGTTCGTGACGCAGACCGACGTGGTGGCCTACGCCGCGAGCAAGGGCGCGATCAACGCCCTGACCCGCGCGATCGCCGTCGACCACGCCCACGAGCAGATCCGGTGCAACACGGTGTGCCCCGGCTCCGTGGACACACCGATGCTGCGCGCCACGGCCGAGCGCTTCGCAGGCGACCGCGATCCGGCCGACCTGCTCGCCGACTGGGGCCGCGCCCACCCCCTGGGCCGCACGGCCCGCCCCGAGGAGGTGGCCGAGGCGTGCGTGTTCCTCGCCGGCCCGCGCTCGTCGTTCGTCACGGGCAGCGAGATGCGCGTGGACGGCGGGCTCACCGCCACTGCCGGTGTCGTCCTCCCCGAGGAGGGGCGCTGA
- a CDS encoding DUF6295 family protein: protein MIRTVCTYSTEKFDVTASSGKGAQGWFPLRTATVYYDHPVHAPEDHTVNIDFLNPDQGPGARVAVELSLDSARALLAALQVTVERAEHH, encoded by the coding sequence GTGATCCGCACCGTGTGCACCTACAGCACCGAGAAGTTCGACGTCACGGCGAGCAGCGGCAAGGGGGCGCAGGGCTGGTTCCCCCTGCGGACGGCCACGGTCTACTACGACCACCCCGTCCACGCGCCGGAGGACCACACGGTCAACATCGACTTCCTGAACCCGGATCAGGGCCCGGGCGCGCGCGTGGCGGTGGAGCTCTCCCTCGACTCCGCCCGCGCGCTGCTGGCGGCGCTGCAGGTGACCGTGGAGCGGGCCGAGCACCACTGA
- a CDS encoding ABC transporter permease, with protein MRSVGLRRALVALGILIGAWLLVPTLIVIPISFSGEDSFAFPPSSWSLRHYETFFTEPSWLNALLVSIQLAVIVTVVATLLGTAAAFALSRTAFRGRGVLNGLFLAPLIVPGIVVAVAVYAAFLQWGLIGTPVGFIIAHTVLAIPFVTVNVGSALGGFDRTLERAAASLGASAPATFRAVTLPLIMPGVLSGAVFAFVTSFDEVVVSIFVQSPQLQTLPVRMFTSVTNEVDPTIAAAATVVVTLTTALLTLAATLRRTRA; from the coding sequence ATGAGGTCCGTCGGCCTGCGCCGCGCGCTCGTCGCGCTCGGCATCCTGATCGGCGCCTGGTTGCTCGTACCCACGCTGATCGTCATCCCGATCAGCTTCTCCGGTGAGGACAGCTTCGCGTTCCCGCCGAGCTCGTGGAGCCTGCGGCACTACGAGACCTTCTTCACCGAGCCGAGCTGGCTCAACGCGCTGCTGGTGTCGATCCAGCTCGCCGTGATCGTCACGGTGGTCGCGACCCTGCTCGGCACCGCGGCCGCATTCGCCCTCTCCCGCACGGCGTTCCGGGGCCGCGGGGTGCTGAACGGGCTGTTCCTCGCGCCGCTCATCGTGCCCGGCATCGTGGTCGCGGTCGCCGTCTACGCCGCGTTCCTGCAGTGGGGCCTGATCGGCACGCCGGTCGGCTTCATCATCGCGCACACGGTGCTCGCGATCCCGTTCGTCACCGTGAACGTGGGGTCGGCCCTGGGTGGGTTCGACCGCACCCTGGAACGGGCCGCGGCCAGCCTCGGCGCCTCCGCGCCCGCCACGTTCCGCGCCGTCACCCTGCCGCTGATCATGCCCGGGGTGCTGTCGGGTGCGGTGTTCGCGTTCGTCACCTCCTTCGACGAGGTCGTGGTGTCGATATTCGTCCAGTCACCGCAGCTGCAGACGCTGCCGGTGCGGATGTTCACGTCCGTGACCAACGAGGTGGACCCGACGATCGCGGCGGCCGCCACCGTGGTCGTCACGCTCACCACCGCCCTGCTGACCCTGGCCGCCACCCTCAGGAGGACCCGTGCCTGA
- a CDS encoding extracellular solute-binding protein, translating to MRNRRLVTALALTAAVSFSATGCFATVGGDPAAGGTVVFSNTGGALAAIFAETAYKELSGQGIQVAEESPNNEAKLTAMVESGSPTWDVFYSSPYRTVAKCDVLFEKLDKSRINTAGLDPAQVTDCGVPVLKSAFLLVYNADKYGDRPPHSWADFYDTTNFPGTRGIMNYAKDAGMETALLAAGVPGDQLYPLDYERAFATLDKIRPSVRFYDTGAQQTQALESGEVDMMLAWPGRAYEAAKNGANLKVVWNQPLYYEDSLGIVKGAKNLDAAYALINALVDVPTQELIMQRQPYGSPNANAKPSDDPLINSFIATSNVTGTEVQRDNEWWAANLDEATRQWTEWVNR from the coding sequence GTGCGCAACCGCAGGCTCGTCACCGCGCTGGCCCTCACCGCTGCCGTCAGCTTCAGCGCCACCGGCTGCTTCGCCACCGTCGGCGGGGACCCGGCCGCCGGCGGCACCGTCGTGTTCAGCAACACCGGCGGAGCGCTCGCCGCGATCTTCGCCGAGACCGCCTACAAGGAGCTCTCCGGGCAGGGCATCCAGGTGGCCGAGGAGTCCCCGAACAACGAGGCCAAGCTCACCGCGATGGTCGAGTCCGGCTCCCCCACCTGGGACGTCTTCTACTCCTCGCCCTACCGCACCGTGGCCAAGTGCGACGTGCTGTTCGAGAAGCTGGACAAGTCCAGGATCAACACCGCCGGGCTCGACCCCGCGCAGGTCACCGACTGCGGGGTGCCGGTGCTGAAGTCCGCCTTCCTGCTGGTCTACAACGCCGACAAGTACGGCGACCGGCCACCGCACAGCTGGGCCGACTTCTACGACACCACCAACTTCCCCGGCACCCGCGGGATCATGAACTACGCCAAGGACGCCGGCATGGAGACGGCACTGCTCGCCGCGGGCGTGCCCGGCGACCAGCTCTACCCCCTCGATTACGAGCGCGCGTTCGCCACGCTCGACAAGATCCGGCCCTCGGTGCGGTTCTACGACACCGGTGCGCAGCAGACCCAGGCTCTCGAGTCCGGTGAGGTCGACATGATGCTGGCCTGGCCGGGGCGCGCCTACGAGGCGGCGAAGAACGGCGCCAACCTGAAGGTCGTCTGGAACCAGCCCCTCTACTACGAGGACTCGCTCGGCATCGTGAAGGGCGCCAAGAACCTCGACGCGGCGTACGCGCTGATCAACGCACTGGTCGACGTCCCGACCCAGGAGCTCATCATGCAGCGCCAGCCCTACGGCTCGCCCAACGCCAACGCGAAGCCGTCCGACGACCCGCTGATCAACTCCTTCATCGCCACCAGCAACGTCACCGGCACGGAGGTGCAGCGCGACAACGAGTGGTGGGCGGCGAACCTCGACGAGGCCACCCGGCAGTGGACGGAGTGGGTGAACAGGTGA
- a CDS encoding ABC transporter permease, with amino-acid sequence MVSVSSAGTAAVAPAPPAVSRTRRAGRALLLLALPAVIVLGVFFVVPAIRLAWLSVSTPELGIGNYTGLATDGVVVTVVLRTLGMAAVVTVLCVLCAYPYAYLMTIVGPRWRAVLTALVLLPFWTSLMARTFAWVVLLQDTGVVNALLAAVGLGPTRLLGTTAGVSIAMAQVMLPFMVLPVYAAMRGIDRRLVDAAMGLGARPINAFLRVYLPLSLRGVAAGATLVMVLSLGFYVTPSLVGSPQQSMLAQLISVQVNQLLNFGAAGALAVTLLVVTLVLVAGVQRLTRTGGAPAALVGGTAS; translated from the coding sequence ATGGTGTCGGTCAGCTCGGCGGGGACAGCGGCCGTGGCGCCCGCGCCACCGGCGGTGTCCCGCACGCGGCGCGCGGGCCGCGCGCTGCTGCTGCTCGCGCTTCCCGCCGTCATCGTGCTCGGCGTGTTCTTCGTGGTCCCGGCGATCCGGCTGGCCTGGCTCTCGGTGAGCACGCCCGAGCTCGGCATCGGCAACTACACCGGCCTCGCCACCGACGGGGTCGTCGTCACGGTGGTGCTGCGCACGCTCGGAATGGCCGCGGTCGTCACGGTGCTGTGCGTGCTCTGCGCGTACCCGTACGCGTACCTGATGACCATCGTCGGTCCCCGGTGGCGGGCGGTGCTCACCGCACTCGTGCTGCTCCCGTTCTGGACGTCGCTGATGGCACGGACCTTCGCGTGGGTCGTGCTGCTGCAGGACACCGGCGTCGTCAACGCGCTGCTCGCGGCGGTCGGGCTCGGCCCGACCCGCCTGCTGGGCACGACCGCGGGCGTCAGCATCGCGATGGCCCAGGTGATGCTGCCGTTCATGGTGCTGCCGGTGTACGCGGCCATGCGCGGCATCGACCGGCGGCTCGTCGATGCGGCGATGGGCCTCGGCGCCCGGCCGATCAACGCGTTCCTGCGCGTGTACCTGCCGTTGTCGCTGCGCGGCGTGGCCGCGGGCGCGACGTTGGTGATGGTGCTCTCGCTCGGCTTCTACGTGACGCCGTCGCTCGTCGGGTCGCCGCAGCAGTCGATGCTGGCGCAGCTCATCTCGGTCCAGGTCAACCAACTGCTGAACTTCGGCGCGGCCGGCGCGCTCGCGGTGACGCTGCTGGTCGTCACCCTCGTGCTCGTGGCCGGCGTGCAGCGGCTCACCCGCACCGGCGGCGCCCCCGCGGCCCTGGTCGGAGGTACTGCCTCATGA
- a CDS encoding RidA family protein, which yields MQRTAVNPWNWSLGIGFDQAELIEGGRRQLICSGQTSVDADGRPQHPGDMRVQVGLAMDNVEAVLAGADMTLGDVVRLNVYTTDVDAVLGCFDVIAQRFGAAGVRPASTLLGVTRLAIPELMVELEATAVA from the coding sequence ATGCAACGGACCGCCGTCAACCCGTGGAACTGGTCGCTGGGCATCGGCTTCGACCAGGCCGAGCTCATCGAGGGCGGGCGCAGGCAGCTCATCTGCTCGGGGCAGACGTCCGTGGACGCCGACGGGCGCCCGCAGCACCCCGGGGACATGCGCGTGCAGGTCGGCCTGGCGATGGACAACGTCGAGGCCGTGCTCGCCGGTGCGGACATGACGCTCGGCGACGTGGTGCGGCTCAACGTCTACACCACCGACGTCGACGCGGTCCTCGGTTGCTTCGACGTCATCGCTCAGCGGTTCGGTGCGGCCGGGGTGCGGCCGGCGAGCACGCTGCTGGGGGTGACCCGCCTCGCCATCCCCGAGCTGATGGTGGAGCTGGAGGCCACCGCCGTCGCGTAG
- a CDS encoding IclR family transcriptional regulator produces the protein MAERAAGAGEPVRVLVKAMAVLELLAEATDELSLGDIAARLELNKSTCHRILTTLAAGDFVERPSPGTYRLGIGAFRVGSAMARRLSVRERALPAMQELYRRTGETVFLLVLRGDEAVCVERLDGRYASTHTLGVGGALPLHLGAGPRLLLSTLPDEQVESYLAGPLQRRTSPTQATADQLREDVRRIREDGFAVSRDDVELGVKALSVPVRDHTGATVAALSVSGLTAHLPDSEQEHQLGLLRTAAAEASRALGLRAGV, from the coding sequence ATGGCCGAAAGGGCCGCCGGTGCGGGTGAGCCCGTCCGGGTGCTGGTCAAGGCGATGGCGGTGCTGGAGCTGCTCGCCGAGGCCACCGACGAGCTCTCCCTCGGTGACATCGCCGCCCGGCTGGAGCTGAACAAGAGCACCTGCCACCGGATCCTCACCACGCTCGCCGCCGGGGACTTCGTGGAACGGCCCTCGCCGGGCACGTACCGCCTCGGCATCGGGGCGTTCCGGGTCGGCAGTGCGATGGCGCGGCGGCTGTCCGTTCGCGAGCGGGCGCTGCCGGCCATGCAGGAGCTCTACCGGCGCACCGGCGAGACGGTGTTCCTGCTGGTGCTGCGCGGCGACGAGGCGGTCTGCGTGGAGCGGCTCGACGGCCGGTACGCCTCCACCCACACCCTCGGCGTCGGCGGTGCGCTGCCGCTGCACCTGGGCGCAGGCCCGCGGCTGCTGCTGTCGACCCTGCCCGACGAGCAGGTGGAGAGCTACCTGGCGGGTCCGTTGCAGCGGCGGACCTCGCCGACCCAGGCCACGGCCGACCAGTTGCGCGAGGACGTGCGGCGGATCCGCGAGGACGGGTTCGCGGTCAGCCGCGACGACGTCGAGCTGGGCGTCAAGGCGCTGAGCGTCCCGGTGCGGGATCACACGGGCGCCACCGTCGCGGCCCTGAGCGTGAGCGGGCTGACCGCGCACCTGCCCGACTCCGAGCAGGAGCACCAGCTGGGGCTGCTGCGCACCGCGGCGGCGGAGGCGTCCCGGGCGTTGGGGCTGCGTGCAGGGGTGTAG
- a CDS encoding ABC transporter ATP-binding protein produces MPDAPSGARIEVEGLTKRFPGAAAPAVDGIDLEIRAGEFMTLLGPSGSGKTTTLNMIAGFEAITSGRIALDGNDIAQLPAYRRNLGMVFQNYALFPHMTAAENIAFPLKQRKVAKGEIARRVAEALDLVHLDGHGERLPSQLSGGQQQRVALARAVVFEPRALLLDEPLGALDKKLRESLQLEIARLHRELGITFVFVTHDQDEALALSDRIAVFRDGRIEQAGTPAELYETPASRFVATFLGDSNVFAGRVRDGRLDTGWCSLRVPEASASDGPVALVVRPERLRIAPAGGAATGGNVLSATITDVVYHGAFRRVLVRFDGGGTGQVRDTAGAGGSLAVDQRVEVSWDDGAGVLVPDDEPEPTVDAQATPVAAGAR; encoded by the coding sequence GTGCCTGACGCCCCGTCCGGAGCCCGCATCGAGGTCGAGGGCCTCACCAAGCGCTTCCCCGGCGCGGCCGCCCCCGCCGTCGACGGCATCGACCTGGAGATCCGGGCCGGGGAGTTCATGACCCTGCTCGGCCCCAGCGGTTCGGGCAAGACCACGACCCTGAACATGATCGCCGGGTTCGAGGCGATCACCTCCGGCCGGATCGCCCTGGACGGCAACGACATCGCGCAGCTCCCGGCGTACCGGCGCAACCTGGGGATGGTCTTCCAGAACTACGCGCTGTTCCCGCACATGACCGCGGCCGAGAACATCGCGTTCCCGCTCAAGCAGCGCAAGGTCGCCAAGGGCGAGATCGCCCGGCGGGTGGCGGAGGCCCTCGACCTGGTGCACCTGGACGGGCACGGCGAGCGGCTGCCGTCCCAGCTGTCCGGCGGGCAGCAGCAGCGCGTCGCGCTGGCCAGGGCGGTCGTGTTCGAGCCGCGCGCGCTGCTGCTCGACGAGCCGCTCGGGGCGCTGGACAAGAAGCTGCGCGAGTCGCTGCAGCTGGAGATCGCCCGGCTGCACCGGGAGCTGGGCATCACGTTCGTGTTCGTCACCCACGACCAGGACGAGGCGCTCGCGCTGTCCGACCGGATCGCGGTGTTCCGCGACGGCCGCATCGAGCAGGCGGGCACGCCCGCCGAGCTGTACGAGACGCCGGCCTCGCGGTTCGTCGCCACGTTCCTCGGCGATTCCAACGTGTTCGCCGGCCGGGTCCGCGACGGCCGGCTCGACACCGGCTGGTGCAGCCTCCGGGTGCCGGAGGCATCGGCCTCCGACGGCCCGGTGGCACTGGTGGTGCGCCCTGAGCGGCTGCGGATCGCCCCGGCCGGTGGGGCGGCCACCGGTGGGAACGTCCTGTCGGCCACCATCACCGACGTCGTCTACCACGGCGCGTTCCGGCGGGTGCTGGTCCGGTTCGACGGCGGGGGCACCGGACAGGTGCGTGACACCGCGGGCGCCGGTGGCTCGCTCGCGGTGGACCAGCGGGTCGAGGTCTCCTGGGACGACGGCGCAGGCGTGCTCGTCCCGGACGACGAGCCGGAGCCCACCGTCGACGCGCAGGCCACCCCGGTCGCGGCTGGTGCGCGATGA
- a CDS encoding U32 family peptidase, with protein sequence MTETKAAVADLLTRLGYPAREANDLPDSPLRFPDGAQYRTEIPSVEGPAALEAVFDEADKRGVRVHRVSSGSGIMLATDAEITDMVQACAARRVELSLFVGPRAPWDIGAQARTPAGGAVGCRHEGADQLAYAMEDLVRANELGVRGALVADEGLLLMTKHMKEAGLIAPDFVVKVSVQMMASNPVSVRLMQDLGADTYNVPPGLTLPRLASIRAASQIPIDMYVESPDTLGGFVRHHEIAELVRVLAPIYVKFGLRNHPDVYPSGGQHEALNVQLSRERVRRAEIGLAHLHRAAPDLVTSELGAQGLAVPVA encoded by the coding sequence ATGACTGAGACGAAAGCTGCCGTCGCCGATCTCTTGACGCGCCTGGGCTACCCCGCCCGGGAGGCCAACGACCTGCCCGACTCGCCCTTGCGGTTCCCGGACGGGGCGCAGTACCGCACCGAGATCCCCAGCGTCGAGGGCCCGGCCGCCCTCGAGGCCGTGTTCGACGAGGCGGACAAGCGGGGCGTGCGGGTGCACCGCGTCTCCTCCGGCAGCGGGATCATGCTGGCCACCGACGCCGAGATCACCGACATGGTGCAGGCCTGCGCGGCCCGGCGCGTGGAGCTGTCCCTCTTCGTCGGCCCGCGGGCGCCGTGGGACATCGGCGCCCAGGCGCGCACGCCTGCCGGCGGCGCCGTCGGCTGCCGCCACGAGGGCGCCGACCAGCTGGCGTACGCGATGGAGGACCTCGTGCGCGCCAACGAGCTCGGCGTGCGCGGCGCGCTGGTCGCCGACGAGGGCCTGCTCCTGATGACCAAGCACATGAAGGAAGCGGGCCTGATCGCCCCCGACTTCGTGGTGAAGGTGTCGGTGCAGATGATGGCGTCCAACCCGGTGAGCGTGCGGCTCATGCAGGACCTGGGCGCCGACACCTACAACGTGCCGCCCGGCCTCACGCTGCCCCGGCTGGCCTCGATCCGCGCAGCCTCGCAGATCCCGATCGACATGTACGTCGAGTCGCCCGACACCCTCGGCGGGTTCGTCCGCCACCACGAGATCGCCGAGTTGGTGCGGGTGCTGGCGCCGATCTACGTCAAGTTCGGGCTGCGCAACCACCCCGACGTCTACCCCAGCGGTGGGCAGCACGAGGCGCTGAACGTCCAGCTGTCTCGCGAGCGCGTGCGTCGCGCCGAGATCGGGCTGGCCCACCTGCACCGGGCCGCGCCCGACCTCGTGACGTCTGAGCTGGGAGCCCAGGGGCTGGCGGTCCCGGTGGCCTGA
- a CDS encoding dienelactone hydrolase family protein has product MRHDAVLAETIGIRGADDDEIEAYTARPLDGGSRGGVVVIHHMPGFDWGTKEIVRRFAAWGYNAICTNLYSREAPGAEPDDAAATARAQGGVPDARFVGDAAGAARWLRSLPTSNGKVGTIGFCSGGRQAFLSALELDIQAAVDCYGAFVVGTPPEGFPLQVQPLADRTAELRAPLLGLFGNEDSYPSPDQVDELEKLLETHGKEYEFHRYDDAGHAFFSVDRPAYRVAAAMDGWQRVQAFFAKHLDGEA; this is encoded by the coding sequence ATGCGCCACGACGCCGTGCTCGCCGAGACCATCGGCATCCGAGGAGCGGACGACGACGAGATCGAGGCCTACACCGCGCGCCCGCTGGACGGGGGCAGCCGCGGCGGGGTGGTGGTGATCCACCACATGCCCGGGTTCGACTGGGGCACCAAGGAGATCGTCCGCCGGTTCGCCGCCTGGGGCTACAACGCGATCTGCACGAACCTCTACAGCCGGGAGGCGCCCGGCGCGGAGCCCGACGACGCCGCCGCCACCGCGAGGGCGCAGGGCGGGGTGCCCGACGCGCGGTTCGTCGGCGACGCCGCGGGCGCGGCGCGCTGGCTTCGGTCGCTGCCCACCTCGAACGGGAAGGTCGGCACGATCGGCTTCTGCTCCGGCGGGCGGCAGGCCTTCCTGTCCGCGCTGGAGCTCGACATCCAGGCCGCCGTGGACTGCTACGGCGCGTTCGTCGTCGGCACCCCGCCGGAGGGTTTCCCGCTGCAGGTGCAGCCGCTCGCCGACCGCACCGCCGAGCTGCGCGCCCCGCTGCTGGGCCTGTTCGGCAACGAGGACTCCTACCCCTCGCCCGACCAGGTCGACGAGCTGGAGAAACTGCTGGAGACCCACGGCAAGGAGTACGAGTTCCACCGCTACGACGACGCGGGCCACGCCTTCTTCTCCGTCGACCGCCCCGCCTACCGGGTGGCGGCAGCGATGGACGGGTGGCAGCGCGTCCAGGCGTTCTTCGCGAAGCACCTCGACGGAGAGGCGTGA
- a CDS encoding class II aldolase/adducin family protein codes for MSRGTDALAAARREVAACGRRMLDDGLVLGTAGNVSVRVGELVAVSPSGMAYDRIEPADVAVVDLAGNRVDGPHPPSSETPMHLGVYATTGATAVVHHHGLHSAAVSTVLDELPALHYYVLQLGGPVRVARYATYGTPELARSVHAALQGRTAALMQNHGAVAHGDTLDQAYDRARLLEWLCALHVTATGMGTPRVLTGDELAAVARRRTEVPA; via the coding sequence ATGAGCCGGGGAACGGACGCGCTCGCCGCCGCCCGCCGGGAGGTCGCGGCGTGCGGCCGCCGGATGCTCGACGACGGGCTGGTGCTGGGCACCGCGGGCAACGTGAGCGTCCGCGTCGGTGAGCTGGTGGCGGTCTCCCCGTCGGGCATGGCGTACGACCGGATCGAACCCGCGGACGTCGCCGTGGTCGACCTCGCCGGGAACCGGGTGGACGGCCCGCACCCCCCGTCCTCCGAGACGCCCATGCACCTCGGCGTCTACGCCACGACCGGGGCCACCGCCGTGGTGCACCACCACGGGCTGCACAGCGCGGCGGTGTCCACCGTGCTCGACGAGCTCCCGGCCCTGCACTACTACGTGCTGCAGCTGGGCGGGCCGGTCCGGGTCGCGCGCTATGCGACCTACGGCACCCCGGAGCTGGCCCGCTCGGTGCACGCGGCGTTGCAGGGCCGCACGGCTGCGCTCATGCAGAACCACGGCGCCGTCGCCCACGGCGACACGCTCGATCAGGCATACGACCGGGCCCGGCTGCTGGAGTGGCTGTGCGCGCTGCACGTCACCGCGACGGGCATGGGCACACCCCGGGTGCTCACCGGTGACGAGCTGGCCGCGGTCGCGCGCCGCCGCACGGAGGTCCCGGCATGA